A DNA window from Brassica napus cultivar Da-Ae chromosome A4, Da-Ae, whole genome shotgun sequence contains the following coding sequences:
- the LOC106391935 gene encoding Golgi SNAP receptor complex member 1-2-like produces the protein MTESSLDLQESGWEELRREARKIEGDLDVKLSSYAKLGARFNQGGYGVDGGSPGGSWKSMEIEIQSLLEKLLDINDSMSRCAASAAPTTSVTQKLARHRDILHEYTQEFRRIKGNISSMREHAELLSSVRDDISEYKASGSMSPGVQVLRERASIHGSISHIDEVIGQAQATRAVLGSQRSLFSDVQGKVKNLGDKFPVIRGLLGSIRRRRSRDTLILSAVIAACTLFIIIYWLSK, from the exons ATGACGGAATCGAGCCTGGATCTGCAGGAATCCGGCTGGGAGGAGCTCCGGAGAGAAGCTCGCAAAATCGAAGGCGATCTCGACGTCAAGCTCTCCTCTTACGCCAAGCTCGGCGCCAGGTTCAATCAAGGCG GTTATGGTGTTGATGGTGGATCACCTGGAGGATCATGGAAGTCTATGGAGATTGAGATTCAGTCTTTGCTTGAGAAGCTGTTGGACATTAATGATTCCATGAGTAGATGTGCTGCCTCTGCTGCACCTACAACCTCTGTTACGCAGAAGCTTGCTAGGCATAGAGATATTCTTCATGAATACACTCAG gagtttCGAAGGATAAAAGGAAACATAAGCTCGATGAGGGAACATGCTGAGCTCTTGAGTTCTGTCAGGGATGACATAAGTGAGTATAAG GCTTCTGGTAGTATGTCACCAGGTGTGCAAGTGTTAAGGGAGAGAGCTTCGATCCATGGAAGTATATCCCAT ATTGATGAAGTCATTGGCCAAGCTCAAGCGACAAGAGCAGTTCTTGGCTCTCAACGCTCTCTGTTTTCAGATGTTCAAGGGAAAGTGAAAAATCTCGGAGATAAGTTCCCAGTGATTCGTGGCTTACTTG GTTCAATTAGAAGAAGACGATCTCGGGACACACTTATCCTCTCAGCTGTCATCGCTGCTTGTACCTTGTTTATAATCATCTACTGGCTCTCGAAATAA